A genome region from Bradyrhizobium commune includes the following:
- a CDS encoding methyl-accepting chemotaxis protein: MSAALGLKAKPIAAEPADDDSDISALINRLTAEVNQIAVDKTKSIQQITNQMKMLALNALIESSRAGAQGAGFAVVAQEVRGVGQQVETIARELETQLTKRTGDLVASIDRMSQRSRGERMMDLSLNAIELIDRNLYERTCDVRWWATDSAVVDCAASPAPAAVTYASQRLGVILGAYTVYLDLWLCDLDGNVIANGRADRFRAVGQNVAHTKWFREARTLRSGDDYVAGDIESQPLLGNAQVATYCASVRAGGQANGAPIGVLAIHFDWEPQARAIVQGVRVGDSDKARVLLVDSNFRVIAASDGQGILSERVPLSHNGQRSGFYQDRSGGVTAFHATPGYETYRGLGWYGVIVCGA; this comes from the coding sequence ATGTCTGCTGCGCTGGGTCTGAAAGCCAAGCCGATTGCCGCCGAACCCGCCGATGATGATTCCGACATCTCCGCGCTGATCAATCGCCTCACCGCCGAGGTCAACCAGATCGCGGTCGACAAGACCAAGTCGATCCAGCAGATCACCAATCAGATGAAGATGCTGGCGCTGAACGCGCTGATCGAGAGCTCGCGCGCCGGCGCGCAAGGCGCGGGCTTCGCCGTGGTGGCGCAGGAGGTGCGCGGCGTCGGCCAGCAGGTCGAGACCATCGCCCGCGAGCTGGAGACGCAACTGACGAAACGCACCGGCGATCTGGTCGCCTCGATCGATCGCATGAGCCAGCGCTCGCGCGGCGAGCGGATGATGGATCTGTCGCTCAACGCCATCGAGCTGATCGACCGCAACCTCTATGAGCGCACCTGCGACGTACGCTGGTGGGCAACAGACTCCGCCGTGGTCGATTGCGCCGCCTCTCCTGCTCCGGCGGCGGTGACCTACGCCTCGCAGCGCCTTGGCGTCATCCTCGGCGCCTACACCGTCTATCTCGACCTCTGGCTCTGCGATCTCGACGGCAACGTCATCGCCAACGGCCGCGCCGACCGCTTCCGCGCCGTCGGCCAGAACGTCGCCCACACCAAATGGTTCCGCGAGGCACGGACCTTGCGCTCCGGCGACGACTATGTCGCCGGCGACATCGAGAGCCAGCCCCTGCTCGGCAACGCGCAGGTCGCGACCTACTGCGCCAGCGTGCGCGCCGGCGGCCAGGCCAACGGTGCGCCGATCGGCGTGCTCGCCATCCATTTCGACTGGGAGCCGCAGGCCCGTGCCATCGTGCAGGGCGTGCGCGTCGGCGACAGCGACAAGGCCCGCGTGCTGCTGGTCGACTCCAATTTCCGGGTCATCGCCGCCTCCGACGGCCAGGGCATTTTGAGCGAGCGCGTGCCGCTCTCCCACAACGGCCAGCGCTCCGGCTTCTATCAGGACCGCTCGGGCGGAGTCACTGCGTTCCACGCCACGCCCGGCTACGAGACCTATCGCGGCCTCGGCTGGTACGGCGTGATCGTCTGCGGGGCGTAA
- a CDS encoding SDR family oxidoreductase, with amino-acid sequence MKIVVIGGTGLIGSKLVTKLGERGHKAVAASPKSGVNAVTGEGLTAVLAGADVVVDVANAPSWEPVAVLDFFRRSSTNLVAAEAAAGVKHHVALSIVGTERSPDISYFRAKLAQETVIKSSSVPYSIVRATQFFEFLGAIAEMGATEGKIVVSSAQFQPMAAEDVADRLAEVAMGRPLNGTIDIAGPEKAPFNEFVARRVKASGDTRPVVGDPKAPYYGAPIDDKSLVPLGEARLGTTPLATWLANL; translated from the coding sequence ATGAAGATCGTCGTGATCGGCGGGACCGGATTGATCGGATCCAAGCTCGTGACGAAGCTTGGGGAACGCGGCCATAAGGCCGTGGCGGCCTCGCCGAAATCAGGCGTGAACGCCGTGACCGGGGAAGGCCTCACAGCCGTGCTGGCCGGCGCGGATGTCGTCGTCGACGTCGCCAACGCGCCGTCCTGGGAACCGGTCGCCGTGCTCGATTTCTTCCGGCGTTCGAGCACAAATCTTGTCGCAGCGGAGGCCGCCGCCGGCGTGAAGCATCATGTGGCGCTGTCGATCGTGGGGACCGAACGGTCGCCCGACATCTCGTATTTTCGTGCCAAGCTCGCGCAGGAGACCGTCATCAAGTCCTCCTCGGTCCCCTACTCGATCGTCCGCGCCACCCAGTTCTTTGAATTCCTCGGCGCCATTGCCGAGATGGGCGCGACTGAGGGCAAGATCGTCGTTTCGTCGGCGCAGTTCCAGCCGATGGCGGCCGAAGACGTGGCTGATCGCCTCGCGGAGGTCGCAATGGGCCGGCCGCTCAACGGCACGATCGATATCGCAGGACCTGAGAAGGCCCCCTTCAACGAATTCGTCGCGCGACGCGTGAAGGCGTCGGGCGACACCCGTCCAGTGGTCGGAGACCCGAAGGCGCCCTATTACGGCGCGCCCATTGACGACAAATCTCTGGTCCCGCTCGGCGAGGCGCGGCTCGGGACAACGCCGCTCGCAACGTGGCTCGCGAACCTCTGA
- a CDS encoding NADPH-dependent F420 reductase codes for MSYAIVGFGAVGQALARAFERQGMEVAVAGTRPPEALAPLAKAIGPSIIPRSLQDALAAEIVILAVPFWAHRDVAKVAASWQGKIVIDATNAFGVSPGDLGDLPSSVVISRALSGARLVKAFNHLPAGVLGADPNAKGGRRVVFLASDDESATTQVAALAEALGFAPVGLGKLAEGGLLVQARGRIWAPLIFQDLVKFR; via the coding sequence ATGAGTTACGCAATTGTAGGTTTCGGGGCCGTTGGCCAGGCCCTCGCGCGCGCCTTTGAGCGTCAGGGTATGGAAGTCGCGGTTGCAGGGACACGGCCGCCCGAAGCGCTCGCACCGCTTGCGAAGGCGATCGGACCTTCGATCATCCCGAGATCGTTGCAGGACGCGCTTGCTGCCGAGATCGTGATTTTGGCCGTCCCGTTCTGGGCGCACCGCGACGTCGCGAAGGTAGCGGCGAGCTGGCAGGGCAAGATCGTGATTGATGCGACCAACGCGTTCGGTGTTTCACCCGGGGATCTGGGCGACCTTCCGTCCTCGGTCGTGATTTCCCGCGCCTTGAGCGGAGCGCGTTTGGTGAAAGCCTTCAACCATCTGCCCGCGGGAGTCCTTGGCGCCGATCCGAACGCCAAAGGCGGGCGGCGTGTCGTGTTCCTGGCGAGCGATGACGAGAGCGCGACCACGCAGGTGGCAGCCCTGGCCGAAGCGCTCGGCTTCGCGCCAGTCGGGCTGGGTAAGCTTGCGGAGGGCGGCTTGCTCGTGCAGGCGCGAGGCCGAATTTGGGCGCCGCTGATCTTTCAGGACCTTGTCAAGTTCAGGTGA
- a CDS encoding SDR family NAD(P)-dependent oxidoreductase, whose amino-acid sequence MSRLKGKVAVVSGGNSGIGLAIAQRFAREGAHVFIFGRRQDALDEAAQSIGANVTTIRADASRLDDLDRVAAAVRKAEGKVDVIVSNAGFTEKMPLREITEEHYDRTFNLMAKGPLFLVQKMLPMMGRGGSIILVSSAMHTMGLANHSTYAATKAAVRSYVRTWAAEFGDSGIRANLLSPGPVDTPIMDSQASTPEEATAIRKMYANYVPMLRLGRPEELAAAAVFLASDESSFMTGSDMLVDGGVSNV is encoded by the coding sequence ATGTCGAGATTGAAAGGCAAGGTCGCCGTTGTCAGTGGCGGCAACAGCGGCATCGGGCTGGCGATCGCCCAGCGGTTCGCGCGCGAGGGGGCGCATGTGTTCATCTTCGGCCGACGTCAGGACGCGCTCGACGAGGCGGCGCAATCCATTGGCGCCAACGTCACCACGATCCGGGCGGATGCGTCCAGGCTCGACGACCTCGATCGTGTCGCCGCCGCCGTTCGCAAGGCGGAGGGTAAGGTGGACGTGATCGTGTCCAACGCCGGCTTCACCGAAAAGATGCCGTTGCGCGAGATCACGGAGGAGCACTACGACCGCACGTTCAACCTGATGGCCAAGGGGCCGCTGTTCCTCGTGCAGAAGATGCTGCCGATGATGGGGCGTGGAGGATCAATCATCCTGGTGTCCTCGGCCATGCACACGATGGGCCTTGCGAACCACTCGACCTATGCCGCCACCAAGGCGGCGGTGCGTTCCTACGTCCGGACCTGGGCGGCCGAGTTCGGGGATAGCGGCATCCGCGCGAACCTGCTCAGCCCCGGCCCGGTCGATACGCCGATCATGGACTCCCAGGCGAGCACGCCGGAGGAAGCCACCGCCATTCGCAAGATGTACGCCAACTACGTGCCCATGCTGAGATTAGGCCGTCCGGAAGAGCTGGCGGCGGCCGCCGTCTTCCTTGCCTCGGACGAGAGCTCGTTCATGACGGGCTCCGACATGCTCGTCGACGGCGGCGTCAGCAACGTCTGA
- a CDS encoding sulfite exporter TauE/SafE family protein, with protein MDLTATTILVAFAGVFLICFMKGAFGGGFSIVGIPLLSFVMDPVTAGGLLAPLFIAMDLFALRYWKPSTWSKPDLVLLLPGLVVGIGLGYVLFRVLDHRAVAIVMAVVTLVFVGLWFFSDPKITIRPRSTPKAVAAGLASGVTTMVAHSGGPPLAMYLLPLGLSKEVYAGTTSLFFTVGNATKAVPWLLLVRPAGNVCIVMAACLLAIPAGVWLGWRLHGKLDQQQIYRACYGLLVVTALKLLWDGVSGYLA; from the coding sequence ATGGACCTGACAGCCACAACGATCCTCGTCGCCTTCGCCGGCGTGTTCCTGATCTGCTTCATGAAGGGCGCGTTCGGCGGCGGCTTCTCCATCGTCGGCATTCCGCTGCTGTCGTTCGTGATGGATCCGGTCACGGCCGGCGGCCTGCTCGCGCCGCTGTTCATCGCGATGGACCTGTTCGCGCTGCGCTACTGGAAGCCCTCGACCTGGTCGAAGCCGGACCTCGTGCTGCTGCTGCCCGGGCTCGTGGTCGGTATCGGTCTCGGCTATGTCCTGTTCCGCGTGCTCGACCATCGCGCCGTCGCGATCGTGATGGCCGTCGTCACCCTGGTCTTCGTCGGCCTGTGGTTTTTCAGCGACCCCAAGATCACCATCCGTCCGCGGTCGACGCCGAAGGCGGTCGCGGCCGGCCTCGCCTCGGGCGTCACCACCATGGTCGCGCATTCGGGCGGACCGCCGCTCGCGATGTATCTCTTGCCGCTCGGTCTCAGCAAGGAGGTCTATGCGGGAACGACGAGCCTGTTCTTCACCGTCGGCAACGCCACCAAGGCGGTGCCGTGGCTATTGCTGGTGCGGCCGGCCGGCAATGTCTGCATCGTGATGGCCGCGTGCCTGCTCGCCATTCCCGCAGGCGTCTGGCTCGGCTGGCGGCTGCATGGCAAGCTCGACCAGCAGCAGATCTACCGGGCCTGTTACGGCCTGCTGGTCGTCACCGCGCTGAAGCTGTTGTGGGACGGTGTGTCCGGTTATCTCGCCTGA
- a CDS encoding LysR family transcriptional regulator yields MNIDTVNLARIDLNLLVHLGALLTERSVTRAAARVGIGQSAMSHNLARLRELFRDELLTRGPAGMRLTPRAVTLLEPVQAMLAQVEALVSRDQPFDPATAVRTFRFGLPDSMEILFMPALLARMREVAPGIHLRLYNFDASRLLEDLDSDEMDIAIGYDAFQQGQVHHKRRKLFDESYLCMFNAEMTGITAPISLEDYVRMPHVLTSLRPGRSIRGIVDEALDKLGLTRSIALTTPRFLTVPSLVARAPVIVTIQSRLARRFAAELGLSLSPLPIELREVTVSLLWHASYDHDPAHAWLREQVTQLAAEL; encoded by the coding sequence ATGAATATCGATACTGTCAATCTCGCTCGTATCGACCTGAATTTGCTCGTACATCTCGGCGCGCTTCTCACCGAACGAAGCGTGACGCGGGCCGCCGCCCGGGTCGGTATTGGCCAGTCGGCGATGAGTCATAACCTGGCGCGGCTGCGGGAGCTGTTCCGCGACGAGCTCCTGACGCGGGGCCCCGCCGGGATGCGTCTCACGCCACGTGCGGTGACTTTGCTCGAGCCGGTGCAGGCCATGCTGGCGCAGGTCGAGGCGCTGGTCTCGCGGGACCAACCTTTCGATCCGGCAACGGCGGTGCGGACGTTCCGGTTCGGATTGCCGGACAGCATGGAAATCCTGTTCATGCCGGCGCTGCTTGCGCGCATGCGCGAGGTGGCGCCCGGCATTCATCTCAGGCTCTACAATTTCGATGCGTCGCGACTGCTCGAGGATCTCGATTCCGACGAGATGGATATCGCCATCGGCTACGACGCCTTCCAGCAAGGGCAAGTCCATCACAAGCGCCGCAAGCTGTTCGACGAGAGCTATCTCTGCATGTTCAATGCCGAGATGACGGGAATAACGGCGCCGATCTCGCTTGAAGACTATGTTCGGATGCCCCACGTGCTGACCAGCCTGAGGCCCGGGCGCAGCATCCGCGGCATTGTCGACGAAGCGCTCGACAAGCTCGGGCTGACGCGCTCGATCGCGCTCACCACGCCGCGCTTCCTCACCGTTCCGTCGCTGGTCGCGCGCGCCCCGGTGATCGTCACCATACAGTCGCGGCTGGCCCGGCGCTTCGCCGCCGAGCTCGGGCTCAGCCTCAGCCCGTTGCCGATCGAGCTGCGCGAGGTCACGGTGTCATTGCTGTGGCATGCGTCCTACGATCACGATCCGGCACACGCCTGGCTGCGCGAGCAGGTGACGCAGCTTGCTGCCGAATTGTGA
- a CDS encoding LysR family transcriptional regulator — translation MESSEIDFRDLRVLDALLREGSITRAAASLDTTQPAISKLLARLRLRFDDPLFVRRGSGVQPTARAVEMASQVRALLEMADTLWQERLPFDPRQSEKTFSLLLTDVGMVRFLPPLVARLAELAPRIQVRAMPLDSRHFALKLESGEADLALGALPRAAGHLRSQRLYSDGYASVVRRGHPRPAHARTRRGFLDEQHILITASETGHAAHLETQRVLTRAIARANIMLQVPSFIAGAIVASQTDGVATLPANLAAIVAEPLGMTVFKTPVALPRIEIAQYWHERYHRDPAHRWLRSITLALFGNRA, via the coding sequence ATGGAATCTTCCGAAATCGATTTCCGCGATCTGCGGGTGCTCGACGCGCTGCTGCGAGAGGGCAGCATCACGCGAGCGGCCGCAAGTCTCGACACCACGCAGCCGGCCATCAGCAAGCTGCTGGCGCGATTGCGCCTGCGCTTCGACGATCCCCTGTTCGTGCGACGTGGCAGCGGCGTGCAGCCGACGGCGCGGGCGGTCGAGATGGCCTCGCAGGTCCGCGCCCTGCTCGAGATGGCCGACACACTGTGGCAGGAGCGGCTGCCGTTCGATCCGCGCCAATCCGAGAAGACCTTCAGCCTGCTCCTGACCGACGTCGGCATGGTGCGGTTCCTGCCGCCTCTGGTCGCGCGGCTCGCCGAGCTCGCGCCGCGCATCCAGGTGCGCGCGATGCCGCTCGATTCCCGGCACTTTGCGCTCAAGCTGGAATCGGGAGAGGCGGACCTTGCGCTCGGCGCCTTGCCGCGGGCGGCGGGACATCTTCGCTCGCAGCGGCTCTATTCCGACGGCTATGCCAGCGTGGTGCGGCGCGGCCATCCGCGGCCGGCGCACGCGCGCACGCGCCGGGGGTTTCTCGACGAGCAGCACATCCTGATCACCGCGTCCGAGACCGGGCATGCGGCCCATCTCGAGACGCAGCGCGTGCTGACCCGCGCGATCGCCCGCGCCAATATCATGTTGCAGGTGCCGAGCTTCATCGCCGGCGCGATCGTGGCCTCGCAGACCGATGGCGTCGCAACCTTGCCCGCCAATCTCGCCGCCATCGTCGCCGAGCCGCTCGGTATGACCGTGTTCAAGACGCCGGTCGCGCTGCCGCGCATCGAGATCGCGCAATATTGGCACGAGCGTTACCACCGCGACCCCGCTCATCGCTGGCTGCGATCGATCACGCTCGCTTTGTTCGGCAACCGCGCCTAA
- a CDS encoding ABC transporter substrate-binding protein encodes MTKFVIESHFRLQEWVAEEKSYFRDEGLDYEFRELIRSTEGQHHNKVNEGAFQSIEKGRQADVSCACHWTVNVAASNGHAKLYADVYSVAPSGIFVPADSRIRTPSDLAGIPISVGFQSGSHYSTIQALEPYLAADQINLTFEDGMLFRRMELLFEGKSEAAALFNGPYYFAEQLGYRKIIDTTFMIASMINGDPAPDDVKHYFRALKKAQRDIDLRPELYTRYYKNEFPERFHAAMDTRRWGPGERIVFEPYSREVYEQSFDWIEKRGIFKDGTMGDGSYDRATVAFGRI; translated from the coding sequence ATGACCAAATTCGTGATCGAATCGCATTTTCGCCTGCAGGAATGGGTGGCCGAGGAGAAGAGCTACTTCCGCGACGAAGGGCTCGACTACGAGTTCCGCGAGCTGATCCGCTCGACCGAGGGCCAGCACCACAACAAGGTCAACGAAGGCGCCTTCCAGAGCATCGAGAAGGGACGCCAGGCCGACGTCAGCTGCGCCTGCCACTGGACCGTCAACGTCGCGGCCTCGAACGGCCACGCCAAGCTCTACGCCGACGTCTATTCGGTCGCCCCTTCCGGCATCTTCGTCCCGGCCGATTCCAGGATTCGCACCCCGTCCGACCTCGCCGGCATCCCGATTTCGGTCGGCTTCCAGTCCGGCAGTCACTATTCGACCATCCAGGCACTCGAGCCTTATCTGGCGGCCGATCAGATCAACCTGACCTTCGAGGACGGCATGCTGTTCCGCCGGATGGAGCTGCTGTTCGAGGGCAAGAGCGAGGCGGCCGCGCTGTTCAATGGCCCCTATTATTTCGCCGAGCAGCTCGGCTACCGCAAGATCATCGACACCACCTTCATGATCGCGTCGATGATCAACGGCGATCCGGCGCCCGACGACGTCAAGCACTACTTCCGCGCGCTGAAGAAAGCCCAGCGCGACATCGACCTGCGCCCCGAGCTCTACACCCGCTATTACAAGAACGAGTTTCCCGAGCGCTTCCACGCCGCAATGGATACGCGGCGCTGGGGACCGGGCGAGCGGATCGTGTTCGAGCCCTATTCGCGCGAGGTCTACGAGCAGTCGTTCGACTGGATCGAGAAGCGCGGCATCTTCAAGGACGGCACAATGGGCGACGGCAGCTACGACAGGGCCACGGTCGCATTCGGCAGGATATGA
- a CDS encoding alpha/beta hydrolase translates to MTKPGIVFAHGLWADGSCFGKLIPTLQAEGHEVMSSQHGLDSLATDIAAVKACLARVPGPVVLVGHSYGGTLITHAGTDPRVAALVYIAALAPDSDETSQSHLAKFPTTPVFGHLDVPEGRIWLKPSGVKHFAGDLPEAEQKLVYATQGAPVADLFNQKAEGTAWKSKPSWYVLATQDQTVPPELQHFVSKRMNATTTEVASSHVPMLSNPAVVLDVIRKAASAVSAR, encoded by the coding sequence ATGACCAAACCCGGCATCGTTTTCGCGCACGGTCTGTGGGCTGACGGATCGTGCTTCGGCAAGCTGATCCCGACGCTCCAGGCCGAGGGTCATGAGGTGATGTCCAGTCAGCATGGCCTCGACTCGCTCGCAACGGACATTGCCGCCGTGAAGGCGTGCCTTGCGCGCGTTCCCGGACCTGTGGTCCTGGTCGGCCACTCCTACGGCGGGACGCTCATCACGCACGCAGGAACCGATCCGCGCGTGGCCGCGCTTGTCTACATCGCGGCGCTCGCGCCGGATTCCGACGAAACCTCTCAAAGCCACCTTGCCAAATTTCCAACCACGCCCGTGTTCGGCCATCTCGATGTGCCGGAGGGCCGCATCTGGCTCAAGCCAAGCGGCGTCAAGCACTTCGCAGGCGATCTGCCCGAAGCTGAGCAAAAACTGGTGTATGCGACGCAGGGGGCACCGGTGGCAGATCTCTTCAACCAAAAAGCCGAGGGCACGGCATGGAAATCCAAGCCGAGCTGGTATGTTCTCGCCACCCAAGACCAGACGGTTCCCCCGGAGCTGCAACACTTCGTCTCGAAGCGCATGAACGCCACCACGACCGAAGTCGCGTCGTCGCATGTCCCCATGCTGTCGAATCCGGCTGTTGTGCTGGACGTCATCCGAAAGGCTGCGAGCGCGGTCTCGGCGCGCTGA
- a CDS encoding haloacid dehalogenase type II, with protein MSDLSAVKALVFDVFGTVVDWRTSLITDFMWWGKQRGISADWTALVDGWRAVYSASMDDVRKHPERGYVMLDDLHRRSLEKLVEQFAIKGLTDADLDHLTKGWHRLNPWPDSVAGLTRLKTKFVISPLSNGNVALLTNMAKFAGLPWDLIMSAELFEHYKPDPETYLGAARLLCLKPEEVMMVAAHNYDLKAAQKYGLKTAFVARPTEYGPHQKIDFEATGNWDIVAKDFGGVADKLGC; from the coding sequence ATGTCCGATCTTTCCGCCGTCAAAGCCCTGGTCTTCGACGTGTTCGGCACCGTCGTCGACTGGCGCACCAGCCTGATCACCGACTTCATGTGGTGGGGCAAACAACGCGGCATCAGCGCCGACTGGACCGCCTTGGTGGACGGCTGGCGCGCCGTGTACTCGGCCTCGATGGACGACGTGCGCAAGCACCCCGAGCGCGGCTATGTCATGCTCGACGATCTGCACCGCCGCTCGCTTGAAAAGCTGGTCGAGCAGTTCGCGATCAAGGGCCTCACCGACGCGGATCTCGATCATCTCACCAAGGGCTGGCACCGCCTCAATCCCTGGCCCGACAGCGTCGCCGGCCTGACCCGGCTGAAGACCAAATTCGTGATCTCGCCGCTGTCGAACGGCAATGTCGCGCTGCTCACCAACATGGCGAAGTTTGCCGGCCTGCCGTGGGACCTCATCATGTCGGCCGAGCTGTTCGAGCACTACAAGCCCGATCCCGAAACCTATCTCGGCGCCGCGCGGCTGCTCTGCCTCAAGCCGGAGGAGGTGATGATGGTGGCCGCCCACAATTACGACCTCAAGGCCGCGCAGAAATACGGGCTGAAGACTGCGTTCGTGGCGCGGCCAACCGAGTACGGCCCGCATCAGAAGATCGACTTCGAGGCCACCGGCAATTGGGACATTGTCGCCAAGGATTTTGGCGGCGTCGCCGACAAGCTCGGCTGCTGA
- the glpX gene encoding class II fructose-bisphosphatase, producing MSTHISVPPQALLERILTLEIVRVTERAAVSSARLRGHGQEKPADQAAVDAMRRELNKLPIQGTIVIGEGERDEAPMLFIGEKVGMNAGPEVDIAVDPLEGTTLCAKNMPGSIATMAMADGGTLLHAPDVYMQKLAIGPGYAKGVVELDATPADNVRRLAKAKGVGPDGITVLVLDRPRHASIIESVRSTGAAVRLITDGDVAGVIHCADPDNTGVDMYLGTGGAPEGVLAAVALRCIGGQMQCRLILDSGEKIERAAKMGVNDPKMIYGIEDMARGDCLFAATGVTTGSLLSGVKFRKDGVIETETVVMRSVTGTVRYIKAEHRELAKFHLD from the coding sequence ATGTCGACCCATATTTCAGTGCCGCCGCAAGCGTTGCTCGAGCGCATTCTCACGCTGGAGATCGTGCGCGTGACGGAACGGGCGGCGGTGTCCTCGGCGCGTCTGCGCGGGCACGGGCAGGAAAAGCCGGCCGATCAGGCCGCCGTCGACGCGATGCGCCGCGAGCTCAACAAGCTGCCGATCCAGGGCACCATCGTGATCGGCGAGGGCGAGCGCGACGAGGCGCCGATGCTCTTCATTGGCGAGAAGGTCGGCATGAACGCCGGTCCGGAAGTCGATATCGCAGTCGACCCGCTCGAAGGCACCACGCTGTGCGCCAAGAACATGCCGGGTTCGATTGCCACCATGGCGATGGCCGACGGCGGCACGCTGCTGCATGCGCCCGACGTCTACATGCAGAAGCTCGCGATCGGTCCCGGCTATGCCAAGGGCGTCGTCGAGCTCGACGCAACGCCGGCCGACAACGTCCGCCGTCTCGCCAAGGCCAAGGGCGTTGGGCCGGATGGAATCACCGTGCTCGTGCTCGACCGTCCCCGCCATGCCAGCATCATCGAGAGCGTGCGCTCGACCGGCGCGGCCGTGCGCCTGATCACCGACGGCGACGTTGCCGGCGTGATCCATTGCGCCGACCCTGACAATACCGGCGTCGACATGTATCTCGGCACCGGCGGCGCGCCGGAAGGCGTGCTCGCGGCCGTGGCGCTGCGCTGCATCGGCGGCCAGATGCAGTGCCGCCTGATCCTCGATTCCGGCGAGAAGATCGAGCGCGCCGCCAAGATGGGCGTCAACGATCCCAAGATGATCTACGGCATCGAGGACATGGCGCGCGGCGACTGCCTGTTTGCCGCCACCGGCGTTACCACCGGTTCACTGCTGTCGGGCGTCAAATTCCGCAAGGACGGCGTGATCGAGACCGAGACGGTCGTGATGCGCTCCGTCACCGGCACCGTGCGCTACATCAAGGCCGAGCATCGCGAGCTGGCGAAGTTCCACCTCGACTAA
- a CDS encoding homoserine dehydrogenase has product MVAPLKVGIAGLGTVGAEVVRLIESQARALAGRSGRGIRVVAVTARSKAKKRGVDLRDVEWAKDPMALATHPEIDCFVELMGGAGDPAMSAVEAALTAGKSVVTANKALLAKHGIKLAKAAEKHGGALNFEAAVGAAIPVIKTLREGLAGTGINRVYGILNGTCNYILTRMEQEGLSFAECLKDAQRLGYAEANPSFDVDGHDTAQKLAILASLAFGTKVAQSAVYVEGISSIAPEDLRAAADLGYRVKLLGVAVRTAKGIEQRVHPTMVPKSSSIAQVMGVTNAVTIDGEGIPPITLVGPGAGGAATASAVVADIADVARGIRANPFGRPIAQLRDTKKAPMERHEGGYYIRLLARDFPGTAAAIATRLAEQKISIESIVQRHPNGGAAPSNGKAVPVPVILITYATHEDAVRRALAAVQKDKVISGRPQVIRIEKN; this is encoded by the coding sequence ATGGTTGCACCCCTGAAAGTGGGCATAGCGGGGCTCGGCACCGTGGGCGCCGAAGTTGTGCGTTTGATCGAATCCCAGGCCCGCGCGCTGGCGGGCCGCAGCGGCCGTGGCATTCGGGTCGTCGCCGTCACCGCGCGCTCGAAGGCGAAGAAGCGCGGCGTCGATCTGCGCGACGTCGAATGGGCGAAGGATCCGATGGCGCTCGCCACGCATCCCGAGATTGACTGTTTCGTCGAGCTGATGGGCGGCGCCGGCGATCCCGCGATGTCGGCGGTCGAGGCGGCCCTGACTGCGGGAAAATCTGTCGTCACGGCCAACAAGGCACTGCTCGCCAAGCATGGTATCAAGCTGGCAAAGGCCGCCGAAAAGCATGGCGGTGCGCTGAATTTCGAGGCAGCGGTTGGCGCTGCGATCCCCGTCATCAAGACGTTGCGCGAAGGTCTTGCGGGAACCGGCATCAATCGCGTCTACGGCATTCTCAACGGCACCTGCAATTACATCCTGACGCGGATGGAGCAGGAGGGCCTGTCGTTCGCTGAATGTCTCAAGGACGCGCAGCGGCTCGGCTATGCCGAGGCCAATCCGTCCTTCGATGTGGATGGCCACGATACCGCGCAAAAGCTTGCCATTCTCGCCAGCCTCGCCTTCGGCACGAAAGTTGCTCAAAGCGCGGTGTATGTCGAAGGTATCTCCTCCATCGCGCCGGAAGATCTTCGCGCGGCCGCCGATCTTGGCTACCGCGTCAAGCTGCTCGGTGTTGCCGTTCGCACTGCCAAGGGCATCGAGCAGCGCGTGCATCCGACCATGGTTCCAAAATCCTCCTCGATCGCGCAGGTGATGGGTGTCACCAACGCGGTCACGATCGATGGCGAGGGCATTCCGCCGATCACGCTGGTCGGCCCGGGCGCGGGCGGCGCTGCCACCGCATCCGCCGTCGTCGCCGATATTGCGGACGTTGCGCGCGGCATCCGCGCCAATCCGTTCGGCCGCCCGATTGCGCAGCTGCGCGACACCAAGAAGGCGCCGATGGAGCGACACGAGGGCGGCTATTACATCCGCCTGTTGGCACGCGACTTCCCGGGCACCGCGGCTGCGATCGCGACCCGGCTCGCAGAGCAGAAGATTTCAATCGAGTCGATCGTGCAGCGTCATCCCAATGGCGGCGCTGCGCCCAGCAACGGCAAGGCGGTGCCCGTGCCCGTCATCCTGATCACCTACGCCACGCACGAGGACGCGGTGCGCCGCGCGCTCGCCGCCGTGCAGAAGGACAAGGTGATCAGCGGTCGGCCGCAGGTCATACGGATTGAGAAGAACTAG